A window from Aminiphilus circumscriptus DSM 16581 encodes these proteins:
- the typA gene encoding translational GTPase TypA: MDSTFPRAEGIRNVAIVAHIDHGKTTLIDGIFRAAHVFRDNARVSERFMDSGDLERERGITIRSKHCTVEWQNYRINIVDTPGHADFSGEVERVLSMVDSVLLLVDACEGPMPQTRYVLMRALALGYRPLVIVNKVDRPNASPDDALSRTFDLFLELGATDEQADFPVLYGSGLHGWMVRDLDKDPRNGMDRLFEAIVEHVPAPRADLSAPFLMQVSTLEWSDYIGRIGCGKILQGSIRKGADFLRSAVRWKDPKRTAWEKVSTSPERCVHLWGTRGLERVPLEEASAGDIVWIAGSEEIGIGDTFAAPETPEACLPPLEIEEPTVSMFFLVNSGPFSGQEGKAVTLRQIRERLEREQKTNVALRVEDLGRADGLKVSGRGELHLGILIEEMRREGLELCVSRPEVITRTDEEGNLLEPMEQLVVDVPEEYQGVVIEKLARRKGELTSVAILGTGTLRLEFTIPTRGLIGYRNEFLTDTRGLGIMSSRVIGYDLWRGDVTGRTRGSLVSMDTGEATSYQLENLQPRGVLFVEPGDRIYEGMVVGEHSRGNDLPCNPTKRKAATNIRSATKETTVVLNVPRKMSLDAALEWIADDELVEITPRSIRIRKAVLDAETRKKIERKRQQEEGRTA, translated from the coding sequence ATGGATTCGACATTTCCCCGAGCGGAAGGCATCCGCAATGTAGCCATCGTGGCCCACATCGACCACGGCAAGACCACTCTCATCGACGGCATCTTCCGCGCCGCCCACGTCTTCCGGGACAACGCCCGCGTCTCCGAGCGCTTCATGGATTCGGGCGACCTGGAACGGGAACGGGGTATCACCATCCGCTCCAAACACTGCACCGTGGAATGGCAGAACTACCGGATCAACATCGTGGACACGCCGGGACACGCGGATTTCTCCGGCGAGGTGGAGCGGGTCCTCTCCATGGTGGATTCGGTGCTCCTTCTGGTTGACGCCTGCGAAGGCCCGATGCCCCAGACCCGCTACGTGCTCATGCGGGCTCTCGCCCTCGGCTACCGCCCCCTGGTCATCGTGAACAAGGTGGACCGCCCCAACGCCTCCCCCGACGACGCCCTCAGCCGCACCTTCGACCTCTTTCTCGAACTGGGCGCCACGGACGAGCAGGCGGATTTCCCCGTGCTCTACGGATCGGGGCTGCACGGCTGGATGGTGCGCGACCTCGACAAGGACCCCCGGAACGGCATGGACCGCCTCTTCGAGGCCATCGTGGAGCACGTGCCCGCCCCCCGGGCGGATCTGTCGGCGCCGTTTCTGATGCAGGTGAGCACCCTCGAATGGAGCGACTACATCGGCCGCATCGGCTGCGGCAAGATTCTCCAGGGATCCATCCGGAAGGGAGCGGATTTCCTGCGCTCCGCCGTGCGCTGGAAGGACCCGAAGCGCACCGCCTGGGAAAAGGTGAGCACCTCGCCGGAGCGCTGCGTTCACCTCTGGGGAACCCGGGGACTGGAGCGGGTGCCTCTGGAAGAAGCGAGCGCCGGGGACATCGTCTGGATCGCCGGATCGGAGGAGATCGGCATCGGCGACACCTTCGCCGCGCCGGAGACGCCCGAGGCGTGCCTCCCTCCTCTGGAGATCGAGGAGCCCACGGTGTCCATGTTCTTTCTCGTCAACTCCGGCCCCTTCTCCGGGCAGGAGGGGAAGGCGGTGACGCTGCGCCAGATCCGGGAACGCCTGGAACGGGAGCAGAAGACGAACGTGGCCCTCCGGGTGGAGGATCTGGGCCGCGCCGACGGGCTCAAGGTGTCGGGGCGGGGCGAACTGCACCTGGGCATCCTCATCGAGGAGATGCGCCGGGAAGGGCTCGAACTCTGCGTCTCCCGCCCGGAGGTGATCACCCGCACCGACGAGGAGGGAAATCTCCTGGAGCCCATGGAACAGCTCGTGGTGGACGTTCCCGAGGAGTATCAGGGCGTCGTCATCGAAAAACTCGCCCGCCGCAAGGGCGAACTCACCAGCGTGGCCATCCTCGGCACGGGGACACTGCGTCTGGAGTTCACCATCCCCACCCGAGGGCTCATCGGCTACCGCAACGAATTTCTCACCGACACCCGGGGACTGGGGATCATGTCCTCCCGGGTCATCGGCTACGATCTGTGGCGTGGCGACGTGACCGGGCGCACCCGGGGCTCCCTGGTGAGCATGGACACGGGAGAGGCCACGTCGTACCAGCTCGAGAACCTTCAGCCCCGGGGTGTGCTCTTCGTCGAGCCGGGAGACCGGATCTACGAGGGAATGGTGGTGGGCGAACACAGCCGCGGCAACGACCTTCCCTGCAACCCCACCAAGAGGAAGGCCGCGACGAACATCCGCTCCGCCACGAAGGAGACCACGGTGGTGCTCAACGTGCCGCGGAAGATGAGCCTCGACGCGGCACTGGAGTGGATCGCCGACGATGAACTCGTGGAGATCACCCCCCGCTCCATTCGGATCCGCAAGGCCGTTCTCGACGCGGAGACCCGCAAGAAGATCGAGCGCAAGCGGCAGCAGGAAGAGGGGCGCACCGCCTGA
- a CDS encoding peptidylprolyl isomerase: protein MSKAGRFFQVSFMLVCALLLLASGGFAAETKASPDVAPEGSVSDQDMTDPERVLAKVGDVEIKVKDVEEVIASLDPQRAAFFNSPLGRGKVVEQLVNRNLFYLYGKELKVDQSDEFKAELEKIKREMMSHFALQKALDEIKISDEEIKKYYDEHKTEFVVPESIRASHILVASEDKAKEIVKEIKDGKITFEAAAVAYSSCPSKEASGDLGFFGKGQMVPEFENAAFALKKSGDMSDPVQSQFGWHIIRLTERKDSAQKSLDDVKEQIRQILAGERQRKVYEEKLAELKKTYNVQTF from the coding sequence ATGTCAAAGGCAGGAAGGTTTTTCCAGGTTTCGTTCATGCTCGTCTGTGCTCTGCTGCTCCTGGCGTCCGGAGGATTCGCCGCGGAGACCAAGGCGTCCCCCGACGTAGCTCCCGAGGGCTCCGTCTCCGATCAGGACATGACCGATCCCGAGCGGGTTCTCGCCAAGGTGGGCGACGTGGAGATCAAGGTGAAGGACGTGGAGGAGGTCATCGCCTCCCTGGATCCTCAGCGGGCGGCGTTCTTCAACAGCCCTCTGGGTCGCGGCAAGGTGGTGGAGCAGCTTGTCAACCGGAACCTCTTCTACCTCTACGGCAAGGAACTCAAGGTTGACCAGAGTGACGAGTTCAAGGCCGAGCTGGAGAAGATCAAGCGCGAGATGATGAGCCACTTCGCCCTCCAGAAGGCATTGGACGAGATCAAGATCTCCGACGAGGAGATCAAGAAGTACTACGACGAACACAAGACGGAGTTCGTGGTCCCCGAGAGCATCCGGGCGAGCCACATTCTCGTCGCCAGCGAGGACAAGGCGAAGGAGATCGTCAAGGAGATCAAGGACGGCAAGATCACCTTCGAGGCCGCCGCGGTGGCGTACTCCAGCTGCCCCTCCAAGGAGGCGAGCGGCGACCTGGGCTTCTTCGGAAAAGGCCAGATGGTGCCCGAGTTCGAGAACGCCGCCTTCGCCCTGAAAAAGAGCGGTGACATGAGCGATCCCGTGCAGTCCCAGTTCGGTTGGCACATCATCAGGCTCACGGAGCGCAAGGATTCGGCCCAGAAATCCCTCGACGACGTGAAGGAGCAGATCCGGCAGATTCTTGCCGGGGAGCGGCAGCGCAAGGTCTACGAAGAAAAGCTCGCGGAGCTGAAGAAGACCTACAACGTG